A single Lolium perenne isolate Kyuss_39 chromosome 6, Kyuss_2.0, whole genome shotgun sequence DNA region contains:
- the LOC127307175 gene encoding uncharacterized protein, with the protein MPRYILHIQGGQCGNQIAAMSSIHLPACAKGRHGRVLHDLGATIPPRSDHTAAGSAPPQQGHCRMRSSSTRTPPDASSSAATVLVSISTWLAPPARTAASAGSIPGPEPQVPGRQFYRLPHSRLHAELEQGKQYVQVKIRWYSARPTTTSFSPRFQAQADNPSVSAPGMTYLLA; encoded by the exons ATGCCGAGATATATCCTCCACATCCAGGGCGGGCAGTGCGGGAACCAGATCGCGGCCATGAGCAGCATCCATCTGCCCGCATGCGCGAAG GGACGCCACGGGCGAGTCCTCCATGACCTCGGTGCCACCATACCCCCTCGTTCGGATCACACAGCCGCCGGATCCGCTCCTCCCCAACAAGGCCACTGCCGGATGCGCTCCTCCTCGACAAGGACGCCGCCGGATGCCTCCTCCTCGGCAGCCACCGTCCTCGTATCCATCTCTACCTGGCTTGCTCCTCCGGCCAGAACAGCGGCATCAGCAGGATCTATTCCTGGGCCTGAACCCCAAGTCCCTGGTCGCCAGTTTTACCGGTTACCTCATTCTCGTCTCCATG CAGAACTAGAGCAAGGGAAGCAGTATGTGCAGGTGAAAATACGTTGGTATTCGGCCAGGCCAACTACCACAAGCTTCTCACCAAGGTTCCAAGCACAAGCAGATAATCCATCTGTCAGTGCTCCAGGAATGACCTAC CTACTTGCATGA